A part of Desulfosporosinus sp. Sb-LF genomic DNA contains:
- a CDS encoding flavodoxin family protein → MKVYAINGSPRKNKNTATLLQKALDGVKEAAKDKEVETEIINLYDLNYTGCKSCFACKRLGSKSYGKCAIKDDIYEVLEKVSQADGLIFGSPIYFSNITGQLLTFLERLLFPYLVYDKNYSTIPPKKMPTAFIYTMNVSENLMEQVGYPEAFNKIEYTIERTFAKPLVMYSNDTYQFDDYSKYESSAFSEEAKAAHRKIQFTLDCQKAFELGANLIK, encoded by the coding sequence ATGAAAGTTTATGCTATCAACGGGAGTCCAAGAAAGAATAAAAATACAGCTACATTACTTCAAAAAGCTTTAGATGGAGTAAAAGAAGCTGCAAAAGACAAAGAAGTTGAAACTGAAATCATTAATTTATATGATTTAAACTATACTGGGTGTAAAAGTTGCTTTGCCTGCAAAAGACTTGGAAGTAAAAGTTATGGGAAATGTGCTATAAAAGACGATATTTACGAAGTTTTAGAAAAGGTATCTCAAGCTGATGGGCTAATTTTTGGTTCTCCAATATATTTTAGTAATATAACAGGTCAATTATTGACATTTCTAGAAAGACTATTATTCCCTTATTTGGTGTATGATAAGAATTATTCTACAATTCCACCAAAGAAGATGCCAACAGCATTCATTTATACAATGAATGTTTCAGAAAATCTTATGGAACAAGTTGGTTATCCAGAAGCCTTTAATAAAATTGAATATACTATTGAACGCACATTTGCAAAACCATTAGTTATGTATTCTAATGATACTTACCAATTTGATGATTACTCAAAATATGAATCTAGTGCCTTTTCCGAAGAAGCAAAAGCAGCACATAGAAAAATTCAATTTACTTTAGATTGTCAAAAAGCATTCGAACTAGGTGCAAATTTA